Within bacterium, the genomic segment TCGTGTTCCTGGGCGATGATCAGGTCGAAATCGAGCCGGTATCCGCGGGGGAGCATGATCGCCACGGAGGGGACATGGAACCGGCGGGCCAGGATCTTGTTGCCGTAATAGGTTTCGGAACCGGCGGATACCACCGCGCAGAAGGGGCCTTCGGGGGGATCCCATCGAAGAAGGGAGGGGAGGTAGACGCCGACCCGGTCGAGCAGATAGGACAGGAGCTTGAAGGGGCGAAAACGGAAACGGACTCCCACCGTCTCGAAGGGGCGTTCGAGGTGGTGCGCCAAGGCGATCGACTGGTTGACGTGTCCCGGTTTTCCGTCGCTCAGGACCAGAATTTTTTTCCCGGATCCGCCGGACATCGCCCACTTCCCGCCGTCAGGACCGTTCTCCCAGGTCAAGAAGTTATTGGGACACCATCCGCCGCCTGTGTCAACATATATGGGACGAGGTCCGGGGGGTGGCGGAAAAGGTGGCGAAGCGGATCCGGTTGAGCGTCGTGGACTTCAGCACCAACGAGGGGTTGGCCGATCGACTGCTGGACTGGGTGGTCGACCGGTATGACGTGCAATTCGTGGACCGGGACGCGGAATACGTCCTTCACTCGTGCTACGGATACGACGTCCTGAAGCACCCCGGCGTGCGCATCTTCCTGACCGGAGAGAATGTCCGCCCCGACTTCAACCTTTGCGACTACGCTTTCGGCTTCGACCGGCTGGACTTCGGCGACCGCTACTGCCGCCTGCCGCTCTACCGTCTTTACCGGCCGGTGTACGAGCGCATCTGCCGGCCCCGCCCGCCCGCAGGCGAAGCCCTTGCCGGCAAGAGCGGATTCTGCGCCTTCGTGGCGTCGAACATCGACGGCGATCCGGCCCGACGCCGGATCGTCGACCTGTTGAACGCCTATCGACGGGTGGACATGGGCGGCCGCTGGAGGAACAACGTCGGCGGGCCCGTGGACAACAAGTACGCCTTCCAGTCCAGGTACAAGTTCGCGATCGCCTTCGAGAATACCTCCACGCCCGGATACACGACCGAGAAGATCGCGGACGCGATGGCCAGCAACGCCATCCCGATCTACTGGGGAGACCCGGAGGCGGCGCGCGATTTCAATCCCGACGCCTTCGTCGACTGCATGGCGTTCGGATCGCTCGAGGCGGCGGTGGAGCGCGTCCGGCAGATCGACCGGGACGACGAACTCTGCCGGAAGATCCTGTCGGAGCCGTGGTTCCGCGACGGCCGCGAGCCGGAACACCTTCGCGAGGAGCGGTTCCGGGCGTTTCTGGGGAATATTTTCGACCCCCCCTGGGAGCAGGCGTTCCGCCGGAACCGCGGACGCTGGGGGCGCAAGTACGAGCGGCGGCTGGAAGAGGCGTTCCACCGTCCGCACGTGCAGGCCGTGCGGTACATCCACGGGGCGTTCCGTCACTTGCGCCGCGCCGGGCGGACCTATGCGTGGCGCCCCGCTCCGATGGGCGTTACGGCGGACACGCTCTGCGAAGATCGGCCGTTGCCCACGCCGCGCGGTGTTGCCGGGCCTTGCTCGGATCGGTAGTCCGTTCGTCCCCGTTCCCCTGCGACAAGACTTCCCCCCCCTACATTTTTCCCCGAAGTATTGAAGATTCAAGGGCAACC encodes:
- a CDS encoding glycosyltransferase family 10; this translates as MAEKVAKRIRLSVVDFSTNEGLADRLLDWVVDRYDVQFVDRDAEYVLHSCYGYDVLKHPGVRIFLTGENVRPDFNLCDYAFGFDRLDFGDRYCRLPLYRLYRPVYERICRPRPPAGEALAGKSGFCAFVASNIDGDPARRRIVDLLNAYRRVDMGGRWRNNVGGPVDNKYAFQSRYKFAIAFENTSTPGYTTEKIADAMASNAIPIYWGDPEAARDFNPDAFVDCMAFGSLEAAVERVRQIDRDDELCRKILSEPWFRDGREPEHLREERFRAFLGNIFDPPWEQAFRRNRGRWGRKYERRLEEAFHRPHVQAVRYIHGAFRHLRRAGRTYAWRPAPMGVTADTLCEDRPLPTPRGVAGPCSDR